A stretch of the Larimichthys crocea isolate SSNF chromosome IX, L_crocea_2.0, whole genome shotgun sequence genome encodes the following:
- the fam163ba gene encoding protein FAM163B has protein sequence MTAGTVVITGGILATVILLLIIAVLCYCRLQYYCCKKEESESEEEEPDFAVTSRLPPVHSNHNIVAATAAASSIPNGPALFSTPPLARKLTRSQTFCPSCTHYELPFYLQPPQQQLHHQPDGLRNGGDRISYRSVQQQDLDLPVPVNISNYRKPNLARSVTMRDMFTRSCSISTDV, from the exons ATGACAGCCGGGACAGTGGTCATCACTGGTGGAATTCTAGCTACAGTTATATTACTCCTTATCATTGCAGTACTGTGCTACTGTAGGCTGCAG TATTATTGCTGCAAGAAGGAAGAGTCCGagtcggaggaggaggagccggaCTTTGCCGTTACATCCCGCCTCCCACCGGTCCACTCCAATCACAACATTGTGGCGGCGACGGCCGCCGCCTCCTCCATCCCAAATGGCCCCGCCCTTTTTTCCACCCCTCCTCTGGCCAGGAAACTGACACGCTCACAGACCTTCTGTCCATCCTGTACACACTATGAGCTGCCCTTCTACCTGCAGCCCCCTCAGCAACAGCTCCACCATCAACCAGATGGGTTGAGGAACGGAGGTGACCGGATCAGCTACCGCAGCGTCCAGCAGCAGGATCTTGACCTGCCAGTGCCTGTGAACATTTCAAACTACCGTAAACCAAACCTTGCCCGCTCTGTCACCATGAGGGACATGTTCACACGCAGCTGCAGCATCAGCACTGATGTTTAG